A region from the Serinibacter arcticus genome encodes:
- a CDS encoding carbohydrate ABC transporter permease, whose translation MIIASVAAFAFSKMQFRGRTVLYRVLLICLAVPVASVVTPLFATINTIGLRGTYIGVILPLVAFNVVVMLLLMRNHFDGIPHELVEAATLDGSSMFGIFWRIFLPLSGAALATIAVLSFVYSWNEYLLPNLLISDPGMYPVTQAISLLQFERMSQEQIGQLYAGLILMTIPSVIVYLFSQRYLQAGITAGAVKS comes from the coding sequence GTGATCATCGCCAGCGTGGCTGCCTTCGCGTTCTCGAAGATGCAGTTCCGCGGCCGCACGGTCCTGTACCGCGTGCTGCTGATCTGCCTCGCGGTGCCCGTGGCCTCGGTGGTGACCCCGCTCTTCGCGACCATCAACACCATCGGCCTGCGCGGCACCTACATCGGCGTGATCCTGCCGCTGGTCGCGTTCAACGTCGTGGTGATGCTGCTGCTCATGCGCAACCACTTCGACGGCATCCCGCACGAGCTGGTGGAGGCGGCGACGCTCGACGGCAGCTCGATGTTCGGCATCTTCTGGCGGATCTTCCTGCCGCTCAGCGGGGCCGCGCTGGCGACGATCGCCGTCCTGTCGTTCGTGTACTCGTGGAACGAGTACCTGCTGCCGAACCTGCTCATCTCCGACCCGGGCATGTACCCGGTCACCCAGGCGATCTCGCTCCTGCAGTTCGAGCGCATGAGCCAGGAGCAGATCGGTCAGCTGTACGCCGGCCTGATCCTCATGACGATCCCCTCGGTGATCGTCTACCTCTTCAGCCAGCGGTACCTCCAGGCGGGCATCACCGCCGGTGCCGTCAAGAGCTGA
- a CDS encoding carbohydrate ABC transporter permease, translating to MKTFGGRWTPYLYVAPVVLIAGGLLYYSIGFALYASTTDWNGLTRMEFVGLDNYVQMFQDRTFYIALRNTAVFMVITVVLQAVLGLLVAVIAKERIPGSNVFKAVFFLPIAMAPAIIATVFKFIFEANYGSLNETLRSLGILGEGDIVQWLGADLGIVSIAIIGIFSWMGFSMMVYYAGLMSIPEELYEAAEIDGAGWWRRLVAISIPSLSGTTNVLILLGIVGSLKTFDTVWLTTMGGPGVSTHVLSTFLYQERQGREAGYSSAIGVIILALAFALALAQMRVSNREK from the coding sequence ATGAAGACATTCGGTGGGCGGTGGACGCCCTACCTCTACGTCGCACCCGTCGTGCTCATCGCGGGCGGACTCCTCTACTACTCGATCGGCTTCGCCCTCTACGCGAGCACGACCGACTGGAACGGGCTGACCCGGATGGAGTTCGTCGGCCTCGACAACTACGTCCAGATGTTCCAGGACCGCACCTTCTACATCGCGCTGCGGAACACCGCGGTCTTCATGGTGATCACCGTGGTGCTGCAGGCGGTCCTCGGCCTGCTGGTCGCCGTCATCGCGAAGGAGCGGATCCCGGGGAGCAACGTCTTCAAGGCCGTGTTCTTCCTGCCGATCGCGATGGCACCGGCGATCATCGCCACGGTCTTCAAGTTCATCTTCGAGGCGAACTACGGCTCCCTCAACGAGACGCTGCGCAGCCTCGGGATCCTCGGCGAGGGAGACATCGTCCAGTGGCTCGGGGCCGATCTGGGCATCGTGTCGATCGCGATCATCGGGATCTTCTCGTGGATGGGCTTCTCGATGATGGTCTACTACGCCGGCCTGATGTCGATCCCGGAGGAGCTCTACGAGGCGGCGGAGATCGACGGCGCCGGCTGGTGGCGTCGCCTCGTCGCGATCTCGATCCCATCCCTCAGCGGCACCACGAACGTCCTGATCCTGCTCGGGATCGTCGGCTCGCTGAAGACCTTCGACACGGTCTGGCTGACGACGATGGGTGGGCCGGGCGTCTCGACGCACGTCCTGAGCACGTTCCTCTACCAGGAGCGCCAGGGCCGCGAGGCCGGTTACTCCTCGGCGATCGGCGTGATCATCCTCGCGCTCGCCTTCGCCCTCGCCCTCGCGCAGATGCGCGTCTCGAACCGGGAGAAGTGA
- a CDS encoding LacI family DNA-binding transcriptional regulator encodes MARVRLVDIAQKVGVSTKTVSNVVNGTGWVGENVRAQVLAAIDELGYRPNLAARQLRSGSSGLLGLCVPNLQEPYFAEFASELVDAAQVRRLTVLVTQSKGDRAVELDMLDGTSLPALDGLVFSPLAVTPDDVRSRRSTVPLVLIGEHGETLASDTVCHVGPDNAAAAEHATRYLLESGRRRIAAIGLQTHVADTAVRRFEGYRRALATAGVELDPDLLIEVERYNRAEGSQAIERLIARGVPFDGVFCFTDTLAFGALHTLGMHGIAVPDDVMLVGYDNIDESRFTVPPLTTVDSGVSKACSLILDVLAGTNEIPTDGRITVPHELVVR; translated from the coding sequence ATGGCGCGCGTCAGACTCGTCGACATCGCCCAGAAGGTGGGCGTGAGCACGAAGACCGTGTCGAACGTCGTGAACGGCACCGGCTGGGTCGGTGAGAACGTCCGGGCCCAGGTGCTCGCGGCGATCGACGAGCTCGGCTACCGGCCCAACCTCGCCGCGCGGCAGCTGCGGAGCGGCTCCAGCGGGCTCCTCGGACTCTGCGTGCCCAACCTCCAGGAGCCGTACTTCGCCGAGTTCGCCTCCGAGCTCGTCGACGCGGCCCAGGTCCGTCGTCTCACCGTGCTCGTCACCCAGAGCAAGGGCGACCGCGCGGTGGAGCTGGACATGCTCGACGGCACGAGCCTGCCCGCCCTGGACGGGCTCGTCTTCAGCCCCCTCGCCGTCACGCCCGACGACGTCCGCAGCCGTCGCAGCACCGTCCCGCTCGTGCTCATCGGCGAGCACGGCGAGACGCTCGCCTCCGACACCGTCTGCCACGTCGGTCCCGACAACGCCGCCGCTGCCGAGCACGCGACGCGCTACCTGCTCGAGTCGGGTCGCCGTCGCATCGCCGCGATCGGCCTCCAGACGCACGTCGCCGACACCGCCGTCCGTCGCTTCGAGGGCTACCGCCGCGCGCTGGCGACGGCGGGGGTCGAGCTCGACCCGGACCTCCTGATCGAGGTCGAGCGCTACAACCGCGCCGAGGGGTCGCAGGCCATCGAGCGGCTGATCGCCCGCGGGGTCCCGTTCGACGGCGTCTTCTGCTTCACCGACACGCTCGCCTTCGGCGCCCTCCACACGCTCGGGATGCACGGGATCGCGGTGCCGGACGACGTCATGCTCGTCGGCTACGACAACATCGACGAGAGCCGTTTCACGGTCCCGCCGCTGACGACCGTCGACTCGGGGGTCTCGAAGGCCTGCTCGCTCATCCTCGACGTGCTCGCGGGGACGAACGAGATCCCGACGGACGGCCGGATCACCGTGCCGCACGAGCTCGTCGTGCGCTGA
- a CDS encoding DUF3806 domain-containing protein, whose product MWGRKKQDTVTSTQVDPATPALVVEPLDADWTENLTRMREWVASCVAGNDPPLDLAHVPTALSVIDALLADGIRADETWKLQALGAVLGDAMARDLGVPWRLVTDQWGATLGLHLGGEIVAYPLTMIAKRVEAGEPVDVRTLFVTATDHVRGLLAQS is encoded by the coding sequence ATGTGGGGCAGGAAGAAGCAGGACACGGTCACCTCGACCCAGGTCGATCCGGCCACCCCGGCGCTTGTCGTCGAGCCGCTCGACGCCGACTGGACCGAGAACCTCACCCGGATGCGGGAGTGGGTCGCCTCGTGCGTCGCCGGCAACGACCCGCCGCTCGACCTCGCCCACGTGCCGACGGCGCTGTCGGTGATCGACGCGCTGCTCGCCGACGGGATCCGCGCGGACGAGACGTGGAAGCTGCAGGCGCTCGGCGCGGTGCTGGGCGACGCGATGGCGCGCGACCTCGGCGTCCCGTGGCGCCTGGTGACCGACCAGTGGGGCGCGACGCTGGGACTCCACCTGGGTGGTGAGATCGTCGCCTACCCGCTGACGATGATCGCCAAGCGGGTCGAGGCGGGGGAGCCGGTCGACGTGCGGACGCTGTTCGTCACCGCGACGGACCACGTGCGGGGGCTGCTGGCGCAGTCCTGA
- a CDS encoding threonine/serine ThrE exporter family protein, producing the protein MSLPRIARRLAAHTAGKPPVTPTGRRSDPTTRDPRTVRDALELAARLGEAMLSLGASASDVFGTMRDVCRSFDLRCQIDLTFTSILIEHESTGTNVLRVVHEQATDYGRMSRVVDLARDVASAPPLREAPVEEWERATRERLEEAHGALDRIVTAPHPYRRLVVTAAMALLAASVGVLLGGGLIVAAVAAVTTGLIDTVLRLLARWQLPPFFLQIAGAAVATGVAVALLTLIPGLPVEFTTLPPSLVVASSIVALLAGMSMVGAADDAINGFPITAGGRLFEVVLLTLGIVIGIGGVLDLARRSGVNLVLLDLPPNPWPLVVLVLAASATSAAWATASYSRGRAAVVAAVAGGLTYLVFDLLTRAGLGAPIASAGAAVALGLAADASARKLRVPALVTTVCGIVPLLPGLTIYRGMLAIVSDEETAQGVSMLLEAGMIGLGLAAGVTLGEVVAQRLRGLQPRHPRRRQRHPVSARSET; encoded by the coding sequence GTGAGTCTGCCCCGCATCGCCCGCCGCCTGGCCGCCCACACGGCCGGCAAGCCGCCGGTCACCCCGACCGGTCGGCGCTCCGACCCGACCACGCGGGACCCGCGCACCGTGCGCGACGCGCTCGAGCTCGCCGCCCGGCTGGGCGAGGCGATGCTGTCCCTCGGCGCGTCCGCCTCCGACGTCTTCGGCACGATGCGCGACGTCTGCCGGTCCTTCGACCTGCGCTGCCAGATCGACCTCACCTTCACCTCGATCCTCATCGAGCACGAGTCCACCGGTACCAACGTGCTGCGCGTGGTGCACGAGCAGGCCACCGACTACGGGCGCATGTCCCGCGTCGTCGACCTCGCGCGCGACGTCGCCTCCGCGCCGCCCCTGCGCGAGGCACCCGTCGAGGAGTGGGAGCGGGCGACGCGCGAGCGGCTCGAGGAGGCGCACGGCGCCCTGGACCGCATCGTCACGGCGCCCCACCCCTACCGCCGGCTGGTCGTCACGGCCGCGATGGCGCTGCTCGCGGCGAGCGTCGGCGTGCTGCTCGGCGGCGGCCTGATCGTCGCCGCGGTCGCCGCCGTCACGACAGGACTGATCGACACGGTGCTGCGACTCCTGGCGCGGTGGCAGCTGCCGCCCTTCTTCCTGCAGATCGCCGGGGCCGCGGTGGCGACCGGCGTCGCCGTCGCCCTCCTGACCCTCATCCCGGGGCTGCCGGTCGAGTTCACGACGCTGCCGCCGTCGCTCGTCGTGGCCTCCAGCATCGTCGCGCTGCTCGCCGGGATGTCGATGGTCGGCGCCGCGGACGACGCGATCAACGGGTTCCCGATCACGGCTGGCGGCCGGCTGTTCGAGGTCGTGCTGCTGACGCTGGGCATCGTGATCGGCATCGGTGGTGTGCTCGACCTGGCGCGGCGCAGCGGCGTCAACCTCGTGCTGCTCGACCTGCCGCCCAACCCGTGGCCGCTGGTGGTGCTCGTGCTGGCCGCGTCCGCGACCTCCGCCGCGTGGGCCACCGCGTCCTACAGCCGGGGCCGCGCCGCCGTCGTGGCCGCGGTGGCCGGCGGCCTGACCTACCTGGTCTTCGACCTCCTGACCCGGGCCGGGCTGGGCGCGCCGATCGCGAGCGCGGGTGCCGCCGTCGCGCTCGGTCTCGCGGCCGACGCGTCGGCGCGCAAGCTGCGCGTGCCCGCCCTGGTGACGACGGTCTGCGGCATCGTGCCGCTCCTGCCGGGCCTGACCATCTACCGCGGGATGCTCGCGATCGTCTCCGACGAGGAGACCGCCCAGGGTGTGTCGATGCTGCTGGAGGCCGGGATGATCGGCCTCGGGCTGGCGGCCGGGGTCACGCTGGGTGAGGTCGTGGCGCAGCGTCTGCGCGGGCTGCAGCCGCGCCATCCGCGACGTCGGCAACGGCACCCGGTCTCGGCGCGGTCCGAGACCTGA